In Aedes albopictus strain Foshan chromosome 3, AalbF5, whole genome shotgun sequence, the following are encoded in one genomic region:
- the LOC109433075 gene encoding uncharacterized protein LOC109433075 isoform X2, which translates to MSAKTWQRSSQQSALLMAKWLFGSKSKPIESDNNNNNSKPTTPSGSVIESSSCSASVMEDMSDKVESACELNDQNTLKPEPNEMVECWYSGDELAEDDVEEEQVFTGRLRGHRYRKLKAPKRKKLGHVEIILKARNTII; encoded by the coding sequence ATGTCGGCAAAAACGTGGCAAAGGTCGAGCCAGCAATCGGCTCTTCTGATGGCGAAGTGGCTGTTTGGCAGCAAGAGTAAGCCGATAGAaagcgacaacaacaacaacaacagcaaaccAACAACGCCATCCGGATCCGTGATCGAAAGCAGCTCTTGCAGTGCCAGTGTCATGGAAGATATGTCAGATAAGGTGGAGAGTGCTTGCGAATTAAACGATCAGAACACGCTGAAACCGGAGCCTAACGAAATGGTCGAGTGCTGGTATTCGGGCGACGAGCTGGCTGAGGATGATGTGGAAGAAGAGCAGGTGTTCACCGGAAGACTGCGAGGTCATCGATACCGGAAACTTAAGGCGCCCAAGAGAAAGAAACTAGGACACGTCGAGATCATTCTGAAAGCTCGGAATACCATTATTTGA